In Scheffersomyces stipitis CBS 6054 chromosome 7, complete sequence, the DNA window tgaagtaCGCAGAAGAGTTGGgtcttcatctacttcttctgacAAACTCAAGATTGATATCTCAGTATTTCACGGCGATTCCAAGTCGTTTCTTCATGATGGAATATGCGCTGGTCTCATTCAACGGTACGAGAATAGAATACTTGAAATGACACTATATGATAAAGGAGAGCAATCATACCTTGCAGTTCAGTTTGTAGAACTCATTGTCAAGATTGGATTTTCGAACCCAAAACTTTGCATTCCTACAATTATAGCATTACATTCCAGTCCAAATCCATATGTTAGAAATATCGCAAGACAAGTCCACAAAGAACTTTTTGAAAAGCACGAATCCTTGATTGATACAAGCTATGCTGAAGGGTTCACATTGTCGTTTAATTTCCTGAGAAGATTATCTTTAGACGATTCGTCATCTACAGAGGTATTCAATTCCGTGTACTCGATTATCCAGAAGACGTATTCTTCTAGAAAaaagttcatcaactcTTTGCTAAGACTTTTAGTCGTTGACCTCGAGCGCACAAGCATTGTAGATGCTCTCGAAAAGCTACAGTTTGCTAGGAATAAAGTGTGTAATATCGCAAAGATCAATTTCGCTACGCTAGAAGAGGTGTTGATGATTGTTCATGAGATAGACCATGTGGTCAGCCGTTCGGGAATGGACTTGGTGGACAAACTCAAGACCCAAACTGATGATGTGGCTATTGACTTGGTTATTGCGCAATCAATTTTAGCAATTTCAGCATTGAGAAGCCATTTGGTTAACAAATTTTCACTTGGAAGATCCTTGATAGATAGGTTCATTCCCGGAAAAGTAGATCCCGACATGAGGCATGCAATCAAATCTAGCTACCAGCTACCTCTCGAAATTCCCGTTCTCCCTGAAACTTTGGAGAAATCTAGTCTTATAATCATAGTACAGAACGAGGTAGACAAATATGCATAGATCCGATATACctttatatatacatatatatcAGATCCAAAAATAACTTAATAAAATTAACTtatcaatttgaattgtCATGTAATTCTGAATTGAACGCTTCCCTTTCCTTCAAGGTCCTGTCTGCTGTTCTCTTTAATGCCCGTGGAAGCTGGAACTCCCGAGTGGATACCTCTATACCTATATGTGTTCCAAAAGCAATTTCGTCGGTGCCATTGATCTGGAAATCGAGATGCTCCGTAGTGATATCTTCAAGCCTATAGTCGCTATTGCCACGTCTGGCTATTTTTTTAAAATGTGGCAGCAGAATTTCCATAGTTTTCAGCACTGGAGATACTGTCTCCAACGATTTATCTAAGCTGTTGTGTTTTACAGACTTTGATAGTTTCTGCTTAACTGGTGCTTTCGGATGTGATTTCGAAGGCTGTTGTCTTACCGGTAGCTTGTAAGTTCTTTCTGGTTTATGAAGTCCATTACTTGCACCATTTGATATTGGAGTGATATCTTTTCGAATCCctgattttgatttccCGTTTTTTGTTAATTCGCTTGTGTGAACGATTTTAGGTGGGAGAATTGGATCAATTATTAATGAATAGAGATTGTTGAGGCGCAATTTGATCCGAGGTCCATATAGCCGTCTTCTTTCTGCCTgccttctttctttcaagacATCGATAGGAACGTCGTATTCATCAGTTTCCTTTTCGTCGTCGCCGTAGATTTCAAATTCCTTAATAGCAGCGGTGATTGCATcgagtcttcttctccagttcTCATGTTTTCGGATAAGTCTCTCGATTTCCAGAATCGTGAGCAACTTTTTCTGCTCGAGTTCCTCGTAGTCACGGGGATCATTGATGAACGCAATTCCAGGAAGATGTCGTATCCAGTCGTATTGGTTCAAAAGAGCTAATTGAGTTTGTAAattatctacttctgaCAATATGCGCAATCTGTCCTCATTGGTCATGACCTTCTCCTCCTTTTTCATCTTACGATGGAAGACATCATAGCACTTGTCTGGAAGTGGATCGGCTATGTTCTTCTTACTCCGTGGAAGCAATTCTGATCTGATCTGAACATCtgacttcttggagatTGCCAGAGGTAGAGGTAGGCCAGGATCAGCCCCGGACACAAAGAGCTTGCCATAGTCAGTTTCAGACAGCACGCTGATTGGATCGTTTCTGTATAACAAACGGCTCAAGTTttcgaagttgaaaagaagcTGGTTCGGTTCTTTTTTGAGATGGTCATTGGATCGAAGCTTACGTTCGGAAGAGTTCGAAGCAGAGATTGACAGAGATGCCTGCA includes these proteins:
- a CDS encoding predicted protein, giving the protein RKLRSNDHLKKEPNQLLFNFENLSRLLYRNDPISVSSETDYGKLFVSGADPGLPLPSAISKKSDVQIRSELLPRSKKNIADPLPDKCYDVFHRKMKKEEKVMTNEDRLRILSEVDNLQTQLALLNQYDWIRHLPGIAFINDPRDYEELEQKKLLTISEIERLIRKHENWRRRLDAITAAIKEFEIYGDDEKETDEYDVPIDVLKERRQAERRRLYGPRIKLRLNNLYSLIIDPILPPKIVHTSELTK